TTTTGGCATCGGCCATCTGCTGGTTCCCATCGGCGGTGTGTGGATGGTGCAGCGAATGAGCGTGTTCTTCCCGTCGCTGATTTTTGGCTGGCTTCGCCGAAAAACAGGAAGCATTACAGCCCCAATCGTCTATCACGCGTTTGCCAATCTGATGGTTATCTTCCTGGCTGTCCACTTCTAGGGGTGCGGAAGTTTGATCTTCCACTTTTAATGGCAACTCCACCTGCCACTTGCCACTCAAAACCCAAATGGGTCACACATTTAGGGGGGGCCGCGCTGGCACTGGCAAACACCGCCACATTTGAGCAGCTCGACGACGACGCTCGGCTCGACAAGCGAGGCGCAAAGGCAATCGTAGAGAAGCGGCCGCTGACCTCTCTCGCACAACTCGACAGCCTGCCGTACGTCAACGCAGCACAGTTTGAGACCATGCTGACCCTCTCAAAATCTCTCGGCGTCTACGAAGAGATCAAGGTGGACTACCAGTACAACACCCGTGCGGAACGGTTCATCGAAGTCAAGACCACCACCGACTGGATCACGGAATCACACGCTTCGACCTCGCCGATGACACCAGATGTTGACCGCTATACTCGACATGACCACTACCACTACATCCTCGAGCTGGACAAAGAAGGCAATATCATTGGCGGTGAGTGGGTCGGTGCCTCCAAGACAAGCCACCCAGACTTCTTCTGGTTGCCAACGCGCGCTATCAGTGGAAACCCACATATTAGCCTCGAAGAAGTTCGCGAAATGGTCAAAGAGAGCCGTGGCGAAGTCTCGGACGGCACTGGCTACAAGAGCTTCACCAACACCAATCGCATCGCGATTCCGGACAACGACCCTGTGGGCGCGACTTCGGTTCTCGAGATTGCCGAAGCTGGCGCGGTGCGTGACCTCACCATCGACATCGACATTGCGCATACCTACCGCGGCGACCTCGTCATCGAGCTTCAGAAAGATAACGTGAAAGTCTTGATTTGGGACGGAAGCAAAGAAGCCAATGGCTGGGAAGACAACGTTGTCATCACCTCCGAGTCCGTGGACGGATTCCTTGGCGCCCCGATCACCGGAAACTGGACCTTGACGGTGCGCGACACGGCGGGAGCTGACGTGGGTGAAGTTGTAAGCTGGGGATTGAACGTCCTCGCGAACTAGCTCAAGCAACAATAAACCCTGATTCGAGAGTCAGAATGCAAGCAGTCTCGCTTGCATATCTGGCTCTTCGTGTTTTAGGGTTCTGCCGCAAACGTGATGACTAAAAGGAGTGCCGCATGGCTAAAGAATTTACAAATCTGGTCGAAATGTATGAGTCGAGCATCAAGGCTTTTGGACCGAACCCATTGTTCGGAACCAAACGCGACGGCGCCTACAAATGGATGACGTACCAAAAATTTGGTGAGATTACAGATTCATTTCGCGGGGCCCTTGCTACGCTCGGTGTCACAAAAGGGGATACCGTAGCCATCATCGCAAACAATCGCGTTGAATGGGCGGTTGCGGCGCACGCAACCTACGGACTTGGAGCGCGCTTCTGCCCTATGTACGAGGCGCAGATGCCCAAGGATTGGAAGTACATCTTGAACGACTCCGAGGCCAAAGTCCTCCTGGTTGCGAACGAGGAAATCTACAAGAAAACGCTTCCCTTTGTGGACGAAATCTCGACCCTTGAAAGGGTGATTTATTTCGACGGCAAGCCCGACCATAATGACGCCTACGACGCTCTATTAGAGCATGGCAAACACAACCCGGCAGACCTCGTCTACCCTGAATCCGAGGATATCTGCGGGTTCATCTACACCTCCGGCACCACCGGAAACCCAAAGGGAGTGCTGCTCTCACACGGTAACATCTGCTCGAACATCAACGGAGTTCAGTCGTTGTTGGACATCGACTCCAATGATGTGAGCCTCTCATTCCTTCCGTGGGCCCACTCGTTCGGTCAAACCGTTGAGCTGCACGTACTCTTCTCAAAAGGCGCCTCTATGGGCCTTGCGGAGAGCGTGAATACCATTCTGCAAAACCTCTCTGAGGTCCGACCTACCCTGCTCTTCAGTGTGCCGCGAATCTTCAACCGAATTTACGACGGCGTTCACAAAAAGATGGAGGCTGAGGGCGGTATCAAGCACACGCTCTTCACCGCGGGAATGGAGAACTCCGAAAGGCTCCGTGCGGCAGCTGACGCGGGCAAAGACGCGGGCTTCATGGTGAACCTCAAAGACAAGCTCTTTGATAAAGTTGTTTTCTCGAAGGTTAGAGATCGTTTTGGTGGCCGGCTTCGCTACGCTTTCAGCGGCGGTGCGGCTCTTGCGCCCGACGTGGCCAAGTTCATCGACAACCTTCACATCACGGTTTACGAGGGGTATGGCCTGACTGAGACTTCGCCCATCGTGACCTGCAACCGGCCCGGCGCACGTCGCATCGGTTCGGTTGGAAAGCCGCTTCCAGGCGTTGAGGTCATCCTTCAACACGTGGAGGGCTATGACGACCCGAACGTGGGTGAAGTCTGCGTGAAAGGCCCCAATATCATGAAGGGCTATCATAACTTGCCCGAACAAACGGCGGAAGTTATCGACGAGGATGGCACGTTCCATACCGGCGACCTCGGCCGCCTGGATGCTGATGGGTTCCTCTACATCATTGGTCGCGTCAAGGAGCAGTACAAACTTGAGAACGGGAAGTACGTGGTTCCTGCGCCGCTTGAGGAAGAGCTCAAACTCTCACCTTACGTCAATCAAATCATGATTGAAGGCACCAACAAGCCCTACAACGTGGCTTTGGTTGTGCTCGACCAGGACACACTCAAAGAGTGGTGTGCGGCTAATAATGTAGGTGAGTCGGAAGCCCTTAATCATCCTAAACTTCATGAGACCATGAAGTCCGAGGTCGACCGTGTGGGACACAGCTTTAAAGGTTATGAAAAGCCCAAGAAGTTCTTGCTCGTTTCCGAAGAGTTCTCCACCGAGAACGATATGCTAACGCCCAAGATGAGCGTGAAGCGACGCGTGGTGATGGAGAAGTACGGCGAAGCCCTGATGGCGCTCTACAACGAATAATGAGTCAACGAGTCCTCACATTTACCTTAATCGCGCTGGCCACCTTCTACGGTGGCCTCGCCTTTTTGGAGGCTCGGCAGGATGAGAGTTTCCGCAAACCCTCCATTGTGCTCAGCGAGGCGTGCGTGCTTGGATGGGCGGACGAGCCACCTCAGCCGCTTGTGCATTGCGCTTCGAATCCGGACGACCTCTGGCCGGAGAATCCCGATCTACAACGCGAGTATTTACTGAGGGTGGACAGGGCTGCGTGGATGTGCCCAGGCAAAGCGGAGCGACTTGCAGAGTGTGCGAGTTATTCTACTCGAACCAAGACAGCATCTCCGAACGTTCCGTCGCCCGAATAGTTCCATGTTCCGCGGACGCGATTATCGTCACCGTCTCGTTTTCCTTCTGCGATACCGTAGGTCACAGTTTGGTTGTCGACACGGAACTCCCAGCTCGTTGCGAACGTGTTGTCGAGCCATTGAGTACCACCCAATTGACCACCACCGGCCGGAGTGGTCATAGCCCAGGTACCCGTTGCGTCTTCCGCGTTGACGCGATGCTGAATGGTGAGCACGGCCACTACGTCTGAGATTTCACCGCCTCCGAGATCCTTTCGGAACTCCCACCGGCCGTTCATGAAGCCAGGGTCATCAATGTTGAGGTCGGGCTCATCGATATCTGGAGAGTCCATATCGACTTGTTCACCCATGTCCTCGACGGTCGTGGCGTTATTCGAGTTATTGTTATTGTTCGACATATTCACGTTATTTTCAGTGAATACGGGTGGGGGAGTACTTTCTTCTTCGCACGCCGTCATGAGTGGCAAAGACACGAGCACCAAACACAGCAATCTTTTCATTTCTGACCTCTTTTTGACTTTACTCATTCTAGCGCCCTTAGAAGTTTGTGCCAAATCCAACGCTCGCGCCCCCGCGTTGAGGGGATACGTAGATCTGGGCTTGCTCTTCTTCGGAACCAAGCAATTCGATGATGATTAGGGTGAGCCCGACTGCGCCCGCACCGGCACCCGCATAGAGCAGAATCTTGCCCGTGGATTGATCGGATTCAATCTGGTTCTTAAGCTCCGAGAACCGGGCAGGGTCACCGCCTGCGGCCTCGGCCTCTAGTTGGTCGATTTGGTCGGCAAGTGGCGCGTTGACAAGGAGTGCACCGACGCCGAGGCCTGCCCCAATCGCTGTCAGGCCGACACCCGTCCAACCCAAGGCACCAAAACCACCGCCTTTTGCAGGTTCCACCGGGTCGGGCTCCACAATCGACTTCTCTTCGACTTTCGCGATCTGACTCATTTGAGTGGCATTTTGATCGGAGTTTAGGCGGATGCGAAACGCGTTCATTCTGGCGTAGTTTCTAATCGCCACCTCGTCAGGCAAACCACCTTCTCGCTCCGCTCTCTCCGCGGCTTTGAGAGCCTCTTCGATATTGTCCATCTTCGCGTAAGAGAGTGAGATATTGTAGAGAAACATCGGGTTCGGGGCGAGGTTATACCCCTTGAGGAACTCCACGATGGCCTTGGAGTACTCGCCCTGAGTGTACCATTCGGCGCCCTTCTCGAAGTGCTTCTGAGCGATGGCAACCGGGTCATCCTGGGCCATCGATACGCTCGGAATCGCCAACGAAATCAGGAGCGCGAGTGAGAGTTTGCGTAGGTGATGAGT
This Microvenator marinus DNA region includes the following protein-coding sequences:
- a CDS encoding proprotein convertase P-domain-containing protein, whose translation is MATPPATCHSKPKWVTHLGGAALALANTATFEQLDDDARLDKRGAKAIVEKRPLTSLAQLDSLPYVNAAQFETMLTLSKSLGVYEEIKVDYQYNTRAERFIEVKTTTDWITESHASTSPMTPDVDRYTRHDHYHYILELDKEGNIIGGEWVGASKTSHPDFFWLPTRAISGNPHISLEEVREMVKESRGEVSDGTGYKSFTNTNRIAIPDNDPVGATSVLEIAEAGAVRDLTIDIDIAHTYRGDLVIELQKDNVKVLIWDGSKEANGWEDNVVITSESVDGFLGAPITGNWTLTVRDTAGADVGEVVSWGLNVLAN
- a CDS encoding AMP-dependent synthetase/ligase; its protein translation is MAKEFTNLVEMYESSIKAFGPNPLFGTKRDGAYKWMTYQKFGEITDSFRGALATLGVTKGDTVAIIANNRVEWAVAAHATYGLGARFCPMYEAQMPKDWKYILNDSEAKVLLVANEEIYKKTLPFVDEISTLERVIYFDGKPDHNDAYDALLEHGKHNPADLVYPESEDICGFIYTSGTTGNPKGVLLSHGNICSNINGVQSLLDIDSNDVSLSFLPWAHSFGQTVELHVLFSKGASMGLAESVNTILQNLSEVRPTLLFSVPRIFNRIYDGVHKKMEAEGGIKHTLFTAGMENSERLRAAADAGKDAGFMVNLKDKLFDKVVFSKVRDRFGGRLRYAFSGGAALAPDVAKFIDNLHITVYEGYGLTETSPIVTCNRPGARRIGSVGKPLPGVEVILQHVEGYDDPNVGEVCVKGPNIMKGYHNLPEQTAEVIDEDGTFHTGDLGRLDADGFLYIIGRVKEQYKLENGKYVVPAPLEEELKLSPYVNQIMIEGTNKPYNVALVVLDQDTLKEWCAANNVGESEALNHPKLHETMKSEVDRVGHSFKGYEKPKKFLLVSEEFSTENDMLTPKMSVKRRVVMEKYGEALMALYNE
- a CDS encoding tetratricopeptide repeat protein — protein: MTHHLRKLSLALLISLAIPSVSMAQDDPVAIAQKHFEKGAEWYTQGEYSKAIVEFLKGYNLAPNPMFLYNISLSYAKMDNIEEALKAAERAEREGGLPDEVAIRNYARMNAFRIRLNSDQNATQMSQIAKVEEKSIVEPDPVEPAKGGGFGALGWTGVGLTAIGAGLGVGALLVNAPLADQIDQLEAEAAGGDPARFSELKNQIESDQSTGKILLYAGAGAGAVGLTLIIIELLGSEEEQAQIYVSPQRGGASVGFGTNF